One genomic segment of Vibrio quintilis includes these proteins:
- the trxB gene encoding thioredoxin-disulfide reductase — protein sequence MSNIKHSKLMILGSGPAGYTAAIYAARANLNPVLITGIQQGGQLTTTTEVENWPGGSENLTGPQLMEDVKAHAERFETEIIFDHINDVDFSERPFKLKGDNQIYSCDALIISTGASAKYLGLDSEEAFKGRGVSACATCDGFFYRNQKVAVVGGGNTAVEEALYLSNIAKEVHLIHRRDTFRSEKILIDRLMDKVNNGNIILHTDRTLDEVLGDDMGVTGVRLKDTQSDKTEALDVMGVFIAIGHHPNTDIFNQQLKMNNGYIIVNSGLNGNATQTSVEGIFAAGDVMDNQYRQAITSAGTGCMAALDAERFLDNLPQ from the coding sequence ATGAGCAATATAAAACATTCTAAATTGATGATTCTTGGCTCAGGTCCGGCTGGCTATACCGCAGCAATCTATGCTGCCCGTGCAAATTTAAATCCGGTACTGATTACAGGCATTCAACAGGGCGGTCAGCTCACCACAACAACTGAAGTCGAAAACTGGCCCGGCGGTTCAGAAAACCTGACAGGGCCACAGTTAATGGAAGATGTCAAAGCACATGCTGAACGATTTGAGACCGAGATTATTTTTGATCATATTAATGATGTGGATTTTTCAGAGCGCCCCTTCAAACTGAAAGGCGACAATCAGATTTACAGCTGCGATGCACTGATTATTTCTACCGGCGCCTCGGCAAAATACCTGGGGCTTGACTCTGAAGAAGCATTTAAAGGCAGAGGAGTGTCCGCATGTGCAACATGTGATGGCTTCTTTTACAGAAACCAGAAAGTTGCCGTTGTTGGCGGCGGCAATACAGCCGTTGAAGAAGCTCTTTATCTTTCGAATATCGCAAAAGAGGTGCACCTGATACACCGTCGCGATACATTCCGCTCAGAGAAAATTCTGATAGATCGCCTGATGGATAAAGTAAATAACGGCAATATCATTCTGCATACTGATCGTACACTGGATGAAGTACTCGGCGATGACATGGGCGTAACCGGCGTTCGTCTGAAAGACACACAATCCGATAAAACAGAAGCGCTGGATGTCATGGGCGTATTTATTGCGATTGGCCACCACCCCAATACCGACATCTTTAACCAACAGCTGAAAATGAACAATGGCTATATTATAGTTAACTCAGGGCTGAACGGTAATGCAACGCAAACCAGTGTCGAAGGAATATTTGCAGCAGGTGATGTAATGGATAATCAGTATCGTCAGGCAATTACTTCTGCAGGAACGGGTTGCATGGCTGCACTGGATGCAGAACGTTTTCTTGATAACCTGCCTCAATAA
- the cydD gene encoding heme ABC transporter permease/ATP-binding protein CydD, which produces MDKNKQKSLNAWLRQQSKLAKRWLLISIGLGVLSSIFLLGQAALLASILHQLIIEHVDKTTLIPHFLGLAAVIAIRAGLTWAREIAGFKCGEQIRIYIRQLIFDKLRKMGPTVIKGKPAGSWATLILEQVENMQDFYARYLPQMSLAVLIPFVILVVVFPVNWAAGLIFLITAPLVPFFMALVGIKAADAARKNFKALQRLSGHFYDRLQSMTTIRMFDRTRSEAEHLRAASEVFRLRTMDVLRVAFLSSAILEFFTSVSIAVTAVYFGFSYIGELDFGDYGTGITLFTGLFVLILAPEFYQPLRDLGTFYHAKQQAIGAAESIVEFLDYEVSEIRSGSTQLPPAQAITIEATGLEVLSPQGKKLVGPISFQLNPGQTTALVGPSGAGKTSLVQALLGFMPYRGELKINGIEVHDLSHEDWRKHISWVGQNPLLVHGTIRDNITLGKPDVSGERLSQVLAQSFSAEFVGRHGLDYQIQDRSGGLSVGQAQRLALARAMLQDGRFWLLDEPTASLDASSEQQVMQGIASCIRDRTTLMVTHQLSPLQSVNQILVLQDGQLVQSGNYDTLAREDGLFKSMLESNLSAYSEQTGDLLDA; this is translated from the coding sequence ATGGATAAAAATAAACAAAAAAGTTTAAATGCCTGGCTACGGCAACAAAGTAAGCTGGCCAAACGCTGGCTGCTCATCTCGATCGGCCTGGGTGTATTATCAAGTATTTTTTTACTCGGCCAGGCAGCCCTGCTGGCATCGATTCTTCATCAACTCATTATCGAACATGTCGATAAAACCACATTAATCCCCCACTTTCTCGGGCTGGCAGCTGTCATCGCTATCCGTGCCGGCCTGACATGGGCCAGGGAAATCGCCGGATTTAAGTGCGGAGAGCAAATCAGAATTTATATCCGCCAGCTTATTTTTGATAAGCTGAGAAAAATGGGCCCAACCGTAATCAAAGGTAAACCCGCTGGTTCATGGGCTACCCTGATTCTGGAACAGGTTGAAAATATGCAGGACTTTTATGCCCGCTATTTACCACAAATGTCTCTGGCGGTATTGATTCCTTTTGTCATTTTAGTCGTGGTGTTCCCGGTCAACTGGGCGGCCGGATTAATCTTTTTAATTACGGCTCCACTCGTCCCCTTCTTTATGGCACTCGTCGGAATAAAAGCTGCAGATGCAGCCCGGAAAAACTTCAAAGCCCTGCAGCGGTTATCCGGCCATTTCTATGACCGCCTCCAGTCAATGACCACAATCAGAATGTTTGACCGGACCCGGTCTGAAGCGGAACATCTCCGGGCTGCATCCGAAGTTTTTCGCCTGAGAACGATGGATGTATTGCGGGTTGCTTTTCTTTCATCTGCGATACTGGAATTTTTTACATCTGTTTCAATCGCAGTGACCGCGGTTTATTTTGGTTTCAGCTATATCGGTGAACTTGATTTCGGCGATTACGGAACAGGCATTACTTTATTTACCGGTTTATTTGTTCTGATTCTGGCGCCTGAATTTTATCAGCCTCTCAGAGATCTGGGCACTTTCTATCATGCGAAACAGCAGGCGATTGGCGCTGCAGAAAGCATTGTGGAATTTCTTGACTATGAAGTCAGCGAGATTCGTTCAGGCTCAACACAACTCCCTCCGGCACAAGCAATTACAATTGAAGCGACCGGGCTGGAAGTACTCAGTCCACAGGGAAAAAAGCTGGTTGGTCCCATCTCGTTTCAACTGAACCCGGGCCAAACCACGGCACTGGTCGGCCCAAGTGGCGCAGGTAAAACATCGCTTGTGCAGGCTCTGCTCGGCTTCATGCCCTACCGGGGCGAATTAAAAATTAATGGTATTGAAGTGCACGATCTGTCTCATGAAGACTGGCGTAAACATATCAGTTGGGTCGGACAAAACCCGCTGCTGGTTCATGGCACTATCAGAGACAATATTACTCTGGGAAAACCGGATGTGTCCGGTGAAAGGCTCAGTCAGGTGCTGGCGCAATCCTTTTCTGCTGAATTTGTCGGGCGGCACGGACTGGATTATCAGATTCAGGATCGTTCCGGTGGCTTGTCTGTCGGCCAGGCACAACGCTTAGCCCTGGCCCGGGCCATGCTGCAGGATGGCCGGTTCTGGCTGTTAGATGAGCCGACTGCAAGTCTGGATGCTTCCAGCGAGCAACAGGTGATGCAAGGGATAGCGTCCTGTATTCGTGATCGAACTACGCTGATGGTCACGCATCAGCTTTCTCCGCTGCAATCTGTAAATCAGATTCTGGTTTTACAGGACGGACAACTGGTTCAGTCAGGAAATTACGATACTTTAGCCCGGGAAGATGGGCTGTTTAAATCGATGCTTGAATCGAACCTGTCTGCGTACAGTGAACAAACGGGAGACCTTCTTGATGCGTGA
- the cydC gene encoding heme ABC transporter ATP-binding protein/permease CydC, whose translation MRELIPFLKLYKKHWFGLTLGMILAFLTLCASIGLLTLSGWFLSAASVAGLTIARQTFNYMLPSAFVRGFAIGRTAGRWGERVVSHNVTFKVLADLRIFFFEKLAPLIPGRAANLRDGDILNRLVADVDAMDHVYLRLISPVLIGGMGIVVLTLFLSWFDAQVALLLGGILLILLLSWPVLFYQLGKKNGAALTRKKSQLRITLLDWIQGYSELIIFGAEPAYRQNVFRQQAAMIKNQYIHALYTGFAQALLMLASGWTLVLMLWFVGNGVGNAPPSPMIAMVIFATMASFELLMPIAGAFQYLGQTMTSARRLNEVLSASPEVVFPDETTEHSETFDIRFQDVSFSYDEHQDSVLKEINLHIPAGHKLAVVGQTGSGKSTLMQLISRYWDPQSGQISIAGTNIKQWRESDLRKSMSIVSQRVDILNGTLRDNLLIANPDADDIQLANILARVGLDKLLEEQAGLDSWLGEGGRQLSGGEKRRLGIARAILHQGQILLLDEPTEGLDKQTEHQIMSLLRSHFTDKTVIFITHRLIELTRMDAICLLEQGQIIEYGDHQTLMAHQGRYYELNQTL comes from the coding sequence ATGCGTGAACTGATTCCATTTCTTAAACTTTATAAAAAACATTGGTTTGGTCTGACACTGGGCATGATTCTGGCTTTTTTGACACTGTGTGCATCAATTGGCCTTTTGACCCTTTCCGGGTGGTTTCTCTCCGCAGCGTCCGTTGCAGGTCTGACAATCGCCAGACAAACCTTTAATTACATGCTTCCCAGTGCTTTTGTCAGAGGTTTCGCCATCGGCCGTACCGCCGGGCGCTGGGGCGAGCGGGTCGTCAGTCATAATGTCACCTTTAAGGTGCTGGCTGACCTGAGAATTTTTTTCTTTGAAAAACTGGCACCACTGATTCCCGGCCGGGCGGCTAATCTGCGCGATGGTGATATTTTAAACCGCCTTGTGGCAGATGTTGACGCCATGGATCATGTCTATCTGCGTTTAATCAGTCCGGTACTGATTGGCGGCATGGGAATCGTTGTACTGACACTGTTTCTGAGCTGGTTCGATGCTCAGGTTGCCCTGCTCCTGGGCGGTATTCTGCTGATTCTGCTTCTATCCTGGCCGGTCCTGTTTTATCAGCTCGGGAAAAAAAATGGTGCGGCACTTACCCGGAAAAAATCTCAACTGAGAATCACGTTACTGGACTGGATTCAGGGCTACAGTGAGCTGATTATTTTTGGTGCAGAACCGGCTTACCGGCAGAATGTTTTCCGTCAGCAGGCTGCAATGATCAAAAATCAATACATCCATGCGCTGTATACCGGCTTTGCTCAGGCTTTGCTGATGCTGGCCAGCGGATGGACGCTGGTTCTCATGTTATGGTTTGTCGGTAATGGGGTTGGCAATGCCCCACCCAGCCCGATGATAGCCATGGTGATTTTCGCCACAATGGCAAGTTTTGAGCTGTTAATGCCTATCGCCGGTGCATTTCAGTACCTCGGACAAACCATGACCTCAGCGCGCCGCTTGAATGAAGTGCTCTCGGCCAGCCCTGAAGTCGTTTTTCCGGATGAAACAACAGAGCATAGTGAAACATTTGATATCCGTTTTCAGGATGTCAGCTTCTCATATGATGAACATCAGGATTCAGTGCTAAAAGAAATCAATCTGCATATTCCGGCCGGACATAAACTTGCTGTCGTAGGCCAGACCGGTTCAGGAAAATCGACTTTAATGCAGCTGATTTCGCGCTACTGGGATCCTCAGTCCGGGCAGATATCCATCGCAGGCACCAATATAAAACAGTGGCGTGAAAGCGACCTCAGAAAATCCATGAGCATTGTCAGCCAGCGGGTCGACATACTCAATGGTACTTTAAGAGATAACCTGTTAATTGCAAATCCGGATGCTGATGATATTCAGTTAGCCAATATACTGGCGCGTGTCGGGCTGGATAAGTTACTTGAAGAGCAGGCCGGACTTGATAGCTGGCTGGGTGAAGGCGGACGTCAGCTCTCAGGTGGAGAAAAACGCCGGCTGGGAATTGCCCGGGCCATTCTTCATCAGGGGCAGATTCTTTTACTGGATGAACCGACAGAAGGGCTGGATAAACAGACTGAGCATCAAATTATGTCATTACTCCGGTCACATTTTACCGATAAAACAGTTATTTTTATCACACACCGCCTGATAGAGCTGACCCGAATGGATGCAATCTGCCTGCTTGAACAGGGACAAATCATTGAATACGGTGATCACCAAACCTTAATGGCACATCAGGGCCGCTATTATGAATTAAATCAAACGCTATAA
- a CDS encoding immune inhibitor A domain-containing protein, protein MIKMRKTLLATAMMTCFGVSSYVHAHAPADMGIVNEEKLIEMLVRKGVVDSHASDAAKHDALRKYLAKKINAGFKGDDQLGKKALLNRAKVLKAMKAGQGRQKLNVFALDVSQKRNDKILALLIDFPDLPWDDNQLTPALTDMYYKSYTPDHYQTLLFSDTGYTGPDGQNLISMRQYYHQESGDSYGVSGKVLGWYHASHNAAYYGGHTASGGNDLNPQQLVREALDQLAKDPSVNLADYDIEDRYDYDGDGDYREPDGVIDHLMVFHSSVGEEAGGGALGEDAIWSHRHNLGQFYVLKGTQSTVPGRFDGQYAAYDYTMQPIDAAAGVCSHEYGHDLGLPDEYDTQYTGKGEPVSYWSIMSSGSWAGKVPGTEPSSFSAWCKAFLQDAVGGNWIDDKQISLDELDKHAKVIKLRQTTDTDHQNLIKIPLPQKQIEDLAPYEGNYDFYSDKGDSLNNKMTRTLTIPAASKVALKFKAWYQIEKDYDFARVTVNGQPVAGNITTMDDPQTTGLVPAISGKSDGWIDAEFDLSQWAGQDIELGFEYITDGGLAMAGFYLDNLVLDADGVTTAIDDAESTPSFTFDGFRLNNGYHLADHYYLLQWRSHNGVDGGLGHINRFGQLMSFEPGLLIWYVDESLTDNWVGQHPGKGWIGVVDADQNALVWANSGKAAQTRYQVRDAAFSLKDQAPMALKNSSGDILEDNSLIGTPDFADNKDYSDPDQPDAGRLLSDFGLQIDVLEQGENDEYGLIKISRTSTPNTAPEAAFDLKVNDLTVTATNLSSDSDGKIVSYLWDFSNGQTSSEESPTWTYAQKGTYRVTLTVTDDQGATKTLNEWVTVTDPNTAPVAQARYVKNDLKVSMWSTSWDQGGRIVDTQWTLPDGEVKHGVSFSTTFASHGQYDVLLTVTDNDGASTSKTIQVNL, encoded by the coding sequence ATGATAAAAATGAGGAAAACATTGCTTGCAACGGCAATGATGACCTGTTTTGGTGTCAGTAGTTATGTTCATGCCCATGCACCAGCAGATATGGGGATTGTGAACGAAGAAAAACTTATCGAAATGCTGGTTCGCAAGGGCGTTGTCGACAGTCATGCATCAGATGCAGCTAAACACGATGCGTTAAGAAAATACCTTGCAAAAAAAATTAATGCCGGCTTTAAAGGCGATGACCAGCTTGGAAAGAAAGCGCTTTTAAACCGGGCGAAAGTTCTGAAAGCAATGAAAGCCGGACAAGGTCGCCAGAAATTAAACGTCTTTGCACTGGATGTCAGTCAGAAACGTAATGATAAAATTCTTGCACTGTTAATCGATTTTCCTGATTTACCCTGGGATGACAATCAATTAACCCCGGCTTTAACGGACATGTACTACAAAAGCTACACGCCCGACCATTATCAGACCCTGCTGTTCTCTGACACCGGTTATACAGGGCCAGACGGACAAAATCTGATTTCAATGCGCCAATACTACCATCAGGAATCCGGCGACAGTTATGGTGTATCCGGTAAAGTTCTGGGCTGGTATCATGCCTCTCATAACGCTGCTTATTATGGCGGCCATACTGCATCCGGCGGCAATGACCTCAATCCTCAGCAACTGGTCCGCGAAGCACTTGACCAGCTGGCAAAAGATCCAAGTGTCAATCTGGCAGACTATGATATCGAGGACCGTTATGACTATGATGGTGACGGGGATTACCGTGAACCGGATGGCGTTATCGATCACCTGATGGTTTTCCACTCTTCCGTTGGTGAAGAAGCAGGCGGTGGTGCACTCGGAGAAGATGCAATCTGGTCACATCGTCATAATCTTGGCCAGTTTTACGTTCTGAAAGGCACACAAAGTACAGTACCGGGCCGTTTCGACGGACAATACGCAGCTTACGATTACACCATGCAGCCAATTGATGCTGCTGCCGGGGTCTGTTCACATGAATATGGCCATGATCTGGGATTACCGGATGAATATGACACACAATATACCGGTAAAGGTGAACCAGTCTCCTACTGGTCAATTATGTCTTCGGGCAGCTGGGCCGGCAAAGTCCCCGGTACAGAACCATCATCTTTCTCAGCATGGTGTAAAGCCTTCCTGCAGGATGCTGTCGGCGGCAACTGGATTGACGACAAACAAATTTCACTGGATGAGCTGGATAAGCATGCCAAAGTCATCAAACTCCGCCAGACAACCGATACTGATCATCAGAATCTGATTAAAATTCCTCTGCCGCAAAAACAGATTGAAGACCTTGCACCTTACGAAGGCAACTATGACTTTTATTCCGATAAAGGTGACAGTCTGAATAATAAAATGACCCGGACTTTAACCATTCCGGCAGCATCAAAAGTCGCCCTGAAGTTCAAAGCATGGTATCAGATAGAAAAAGACTATGACTTCGCCAGAGTGACAGTCAATGGTCAACCGGTTGCAGGAAACATCACCACAATGGATGATCCGCAAACCACCGGACTTGTGCCTGCAATTTCCGGAAAATCAGATGGCTGGATCGATGCTGAATTCGATTTATCCCAGTGGGCCGGACAGGATATTGAACTCGGTTTTGAATATATTACCGATGGCGGCCTGGCGATGGCTGGTTTCTATCTGGATAACCTTGTGCTGGATGCTGACGGTGTAACCACAGCAATTGACGACGCTGAAAGTACACCAAGCTTTACCTTTGATGGCTTCCGCCTGAACAATGGATATCACTTAGCAGATCATTACTACCTGCTGCAATGGCGCAGCCACAACGGTGTTGATGGCGGTTTGGGCCATATCAACCGCTTTGGTCAGCTGATGTCTTTCGAACCCGGCTTGCTGATTTGGTATGTTGATGAGTCACTGACGGATAACTGGGTCGGTCAGCATCCGGGGAAAGGCTGGATAGGTGTTGTCGATGCCGATCAGAATGCGCTTGTCTGGGCCAATAGCGGAAAAGCTGCACAAACCCGTTATCAGGTTCGTGATGCCGCCTTCTCACTGAAAGATCAGGCTCCGATGGCACTGAAAAACAGCAGTGGCGATATTCTTGAAGATAACAGCCTGATTGGTACACCTGATTTTGCTGATAATAAAGATTACAGCGATCCGGACCAGCCGGATGCGGGCCGTCTATTGTCAGACTTCGGTTTACAGATCGATGTTCTGGAACAGGGTGAAAATGATGAATATGGCCTGATCAAAATCTCCAGAACATCGACACCAAATACTGCGCCAGAAGCTGCTTTTGACCTGAAGGTGAATGATCTGACAGTCACAGCAACCAATCTGAGTTCAGACAGTGACGGTAAGATTGTCAGTTATCTCTGGGACTTCAGTAACGGACAAACCAGTTCAGAAGAATCACCCACCTGGACATATGCTCAAAAAGGTACCTACCGGGTGACTTTAACCGTGACTGATGATCAGGGAGCAACCAAAACGCTGAATGAATGGGTCACAGTCACCGATCCGAATACTGCACCGGTTGCTCAGGCCAGATATGTAAAAAATGACCTGAAAGTTTCAATGTGGTCAACAAGCTGGGATCAGGGTGGCCGTATCGTTGATACCCAGTGGACTTTACCGGATGGAGAAGTCAAACATGGCGTTTCCTTCTCGACAACCTTCGCCTCTCACGGCCAATACGATGTATTACTCACTGTGACAGACAACGATGGCGCATCAACCAGCAAAACAATTCAGGTTAACCTCTGA
- a CDS encoding lactonase family protein, with protein MPEHHNSDRKEHDLRLWIAAGQHGIFKAAFSVENQTVCYLACAQETAPLRMTYLIKHPDKPILYGILRGEGFSQIHAYQILDNGDLQLINSLDDCPAGAAHISINDEGSLLAVAYYLSGQAGIYAILPSGALGILRYEIHHSGSSHHPERQTSPHPHWTGFSLNSNSFYVTDLGIDQICCYHFKNNQLKLQQKTLTTQGAGPRHMAFHKASHTAYVTNELQASVSAYRYNPENGQLTEIETIKSFVKSEPERPHNVSDIKIHPSGQFLYVLNRGVDLISVFQVAQKTGKLTWIASEPAHSTSSRSITFDAEGHLMFVSGEFSDTVVIFHINSNTGQLEWQPPILTVPEPMAIVTETIVFNQG; from the coding sequence ATGCCAGAACATCACAACTCAGACAGGAAAGAACATGACCTCCGGCTTTGGATCGCTGCCGGTCAGCACGGTATTTTTAAAGCAGCGTTTTCTGTAGAAAATCAGACCGTTTGCTATTTGGCCTGTGCTCAGGAAACAGCCCCGCTCAGAATGACCTATCTGATCAAACACCCTGATAAACCAATTCTTTACGGAATATTAAGAGGGGAAGGTTTCAGTCAGATCCATGCTTATCAGATTCTGGATAATGGCGACTTACAACTGATAAATTCTCTGGATGACTGCCCGGCAGGTGCTGCTCATATCAGTATTAATGATGAAGGTTCTTTACTGGCCGTGGCCTACTATTTAAGTGGTCAGGCGGGCATTTACGCCATCTTGCCATCTGGTGCACTTGGGATATTGAGGTATGAGATTCATCACTCGGGGAGCAGCCACCACCCTGAAAGGCAAACATCACCTCACCCGCACTGGACTGGCTTCAGCCTCAACTCAAATAGCTTCTATGTAACCGACCTCGGGATTGATCAAATCTGCTGTTACCACTTCAAAAACAATCAGTTAAAGCTACAACAGAAAACTTTGACGACTCAGGGTGCCGGACCAAGGCATATGGCTTTCCATAAAGCATCTCATACTGCTTATGTCACAAATGAGCTTCAGGCATCCGTTTCGGCCTACCGTTACAATCCGGAAAATGGTCAGTTAACTGAGATAGAAACCATCAAAAGTTTCGTCAAGTCAGAACCGGAAAGGCCACATAACGTTTCAGATATTAAAATTCACCCTTCGGGTCAGTTTTTATACGTACTTAACCGTGGCGTTGATTTGATCTCGGTCTTTCAAGTTGCTCAAAAGACCGGAAAGCTCACGTGGATAGCCAGTGAACCAGCGCACAGCACATCATCACGATCAATCACCTTTGATGCAGAAGGACACCTGATGTTTGTCAGCGGGGAGTTCAGTGACACTGTCGTTATCTTTCACATCAACTCAAACACAGGGCAACTGGAGTGGCAACCACCGATCCTCACAGTTCCTGAACCAATGGCAATTGTGACTGAAACTATCGTCTTTAACCAAGGATGA
- the rluB gene encoding 23S rRNA pseudouridine(2605) synthase RluB → MSEKLQKVLARAGHGSRRELETLIRAGRVSVDGKVAILGERLEDEDATVRIDGHTVSVKAQEDVICRVLAYYKPEGELCTRHDPEGRRTVFDRLPKIRGSRWVSIGRLDANTSGLLLFTTDGELANRLMHPSRQVEREYLVRVFGDVTEEMIKNLVNGVTLDDGVARFEDIVYAGGEGINHTFYVVINEGRNREVRRLWESQDTTVSRLKRVRYGDIFLDKALPRGGWVELTLKEVNYLRELVELNPEQRTMIDVSKDNTSRKRERSRSQKIRRAVKRHEERISSPKGRNAKAGRSGKSSGPVNKRSR, encoded by the coding sequence ATGAGCGAAAAGTTACAAAAGGTTTTAGCAAGGGCAGGTCACGGTTCACGTCGTGAGCTGGAAACACTGATTCGGGCCGGGCGGGTTAGTGTCGATGGTAAAGTGGCAATTCTGGGTGAACGTCTGGAAGATGAAGATGCCACGGTCCGGATTGATGGACATACTGTTTCTGTTAAAGCTCAGGAAGATGTGATTTGTCGAGTCCTTGCTTATTATAAGCCTGAAGGTGAGCTTTGTACCCGTCATGATCCTGAAGGACGGCGTACCGTTTTTGACCGGTTACCAAAAATCCGGGGTTCCCGGTGGGTTTCTATCGGAAGACTGGATGCGAATACCTCAGGGCTGTTACTGTTTACAACCGATGGCGAATTAGCCAACCGGCTGATGCATCCGAGTCGTCAGGTTGAACGGGAATATCTTGTTCGTGTCTTTGGCGATGTGACCGAAGAGATGATAAAGAACCTGGTGAATGGTGTGACGCTTGATGATGGTGTTGCCCGTTTTGAAGACATCGTTTATGCCGGTGGAGAAGGAATCAATCATACCTTCTATGTGGTGATCAACGAAGGACGTAACCGGGAAGTCCGCCGGTTGTGGGAATCTCAGGATACAACGGTCAGCCGCTTGAAGCGGGTTCGCTATGGCGACATTTTCCTGGATAAAGCGCTGCCCCGGGGAGGATGGGTTGAACTCACTCTGAAAGAAGTCAATTATTTGCGGGAGCTGGTTGAGCTTAATCCGGAACAGCGCACAATGATTGATGTGTCTAAAGATAATACCTCCCGTAAACGTGAACGTTCGAGAAGTCAGAAAATTCGCCGGGCTGTGAAACGACATGAAGAACGAATCTCCAGTCCAAAGGGCAGAAATGCAAAAGCCGGTCGTTCAGGTAAAAGTTCTGGTCCCGTAAATAAACGTTCCCGCTAA
- a CDS encoding L-threonylcarbamoyladenylate synthase, protein MSQYFYVHPENPQARLINQAVAIVRNGGVIVYPTDSGYALGCQLENKSALEQICRIRHLNDKHNFTLLCRDLSELSLYARVDNTAFRLLRNNTPGPYTFIFKGTKEVPRRLMNPKRKTIGIRVPDNRIALDLLEALGEPLMSTSLILPGKDTTESDPEEIRDMLEHSVDVILNGGYLGEQPTTVIDFSESEMIVQRLGAGDPTPFE, encoded by the coding sequence ATGAGTCAGTATTTTTATGTCCATCCTGAAAACCCGCAGGCCCGGTTAATTAACCAGGCTGTTGCGATTGTAAGAAATGGCGGGGTGATTGTTTATCCGACAGACTCAGGATATGCATTGGGATGTCAGTTGGAAAATAAATCCGCACTGGAGCAAATTTGCCGGATCAGGCATTTGAATGATAAGCACAATTTTACTCTGCTGTGCAGAGACCTTTCCGAATTATCACTCTACGCACGTGTCGACAATACCGCGTTTCGTTTGTTGAGAAACAATACGCCCGGACCTTATACCTTTATCTTTAAAGGGACGAAAGAAGTACCAAGACGATTAATGAATCCGAAAAGAAAAACCATTGGTATCCGGGTACCGGATAACCGCATTGCACTGGATTTGCTTGAAGCCTTGGGTGAACCTCTGATGTCGACATCTTTAATCTTACCTGGTAAAGACACCACTGAGTCTGACCCTGAAGAAATCCGGGATATGCTGGAGCATTCGGTTGATGTGATTCTGAATGGTGGTTATTTAGGGGAACAGCCGACGACTGTCATTGACTTCAGTGAGAGTGAAATGATAGTTCAGCGGCTTGGTGCCGGCGATCCAACACCATTTGAATAG
- the rnm gene encoding RNase RNM — MKIDLHSHTTASDGRLSPEALIDRAVERGIEVLAITDHDCIDGLERASLHIRQNQLPLCLIDGIELSTVWQNKDIHIVGLNIDPQHPALVELMKAQRSRRQERARMIASRLEKATRPGVFDEVSVIAGDAAITRGHFAIWLVENGYAKSMQHVFKKYLSRNCPGYVPPDWCSVDDAIEAIHAAGGQAVLAHPGRYQLSAKWLKRLIEAFRDAGGDAMEVAQPQQGTQERRNLTNNALHYGLLASQGSDFHYPSPWLDLGRNLWLPSDIEPVWKDWGFPPFVSVVNDEES; from the coding sequence ATGAAAATAGATTTACATAGTCACACCACAGCTTCAGACGGACGTTTGTCGCCGGAAGCTTTGATTGATCGGGCTGTTGAGCGTGGGATCGAAGTGCTGGCAATCACAGATCATGATTGCATTGACGGGTTAGAGCGGGCTTCGCTTCATATTCGTCAAAATCAGCTTCCTTTATGTCTGATCGATGGCATTGAGTTATCTACCGTTTGGCAAAATAAAGATATTCATATTGTCGGGCTGAATATTGATCCGCAGCATCCGGCGTTGGTTGAATTGATGAAAGCGCAACGATCCCGCCGGCAGGAAAGAGCGCGTATGATTGCTTCCCGGCTGGAAAAAGCGACCCGTCCGGGAGTTTTCGATGAAGTGTCTGTGATTGCCGGAGATGCAGCGATAACCCGGGGACATTTTGCAATTTGGCTGGTAGAAAACGGGTACGCTAAGTCAATGCAACATGTATTCAAAAAATATCTGAGCAGAAATTGTCCGGGTTATGTTCCGCCTGACTGGTGTTCGGTTGATGATGCGATCGAAGCCATTCATGCGGCAGGAGGTCAGGCTGTTCTGGCACATCCGGGACGTTATCAGCTCAGTGCTAAGTGGCTGAAGCGTTTGATTGAAGCGTTTCGTGATGCTGGCGGAGATGCAATGGAAGTGGCTCAGCCACAACAAGGCACGCAGGAAAGGCGCAATTTAACCAATAATGCGCTACACTACGGCCTGCTAGCGTCTCAGGGGAGTGATTTCCACTATCCATCTCCCTGGCTGGATTTAGGCCGAAATCTGTGGTTGCCTTCTGATATTGAACCTGTATGGAAAGATTGGGGTTTTCCCCCATTTGTTAGCGTCGTTAATGACGAGGAGTCGTAA